From one Streptococcus pneumoniae genomic stretch:
- the birA gene encoding bifunctional biotin--[acetyl-CoA-carboxylase] ligase/biotin operon repressor BirA has translation MKTYETLFQLLYEAQDYISGESLASQLGISRTSIWKAIQRLEKEGITIESVKNKGYKWLAGDLLLPEQIEKDCQLQVKLNLDCKSTQLDAKKGIETGQKPNTLYLAPSQQAGKGRFGRDYFSPTQGGIYMSLHLQPQLPFDELPTYTILVAAAIYKAVKELTLIDLGIKWVNDLYYKEKKVAGILTEAVTSVETGLVTDVIIGVGFNLAIPSFPKDLAHKATSLFPKNCPITRNELIASIWNHFFHTDPEELIYLYRKQSIILGRHIHFQKDGHVQTGIAKEISDQGKLLVERDTGASIWLSSGEVSLQSW, from the coding sequence ATGAAAACCTATGAAACACTCTTTCAACTCCTCTATGAAGCTCAAGACTATATCAGCGGTGAAAGTCTAGCAAGCCAGCTGGGGATTTCTCGCACCTCTATTTGGAAAGCTATTCAGCGCCTAGAAAAAGAAGGAATCACCATTGAGTCTGTCAAAAATAAAGGCTACAAATGGCTAGCAGGAGATCTTCTGCTCCCTGAGCAGATTGAAAAAGATTGCCAACTTCAAGTCAAGCTAAATCTGGATTGCAAGTCCACACAACTTGACGCCAAAAAAGGCATCGAAACAGGGCAAAAACCCAATACTCTGTATCTAGCTCCCTCACAACAAGCAGGCAAAGGGCGATTTGGACGTGACTACTTCTCCCCAACTCAAGGAGGGATTTATATGTCTCTTCACCTGCAACCCCAGCTCCCCTTTGACGAATTGCCCACCTATACCATCTTAGTCGCTGCTGCGATTTACAAGGCTGTCAAGGAACTGACCTTGATTGACTTAGGCATCAAATGGGTCAACGATCTCTACTATAAGGAAAAAAAAGTCGCAGGAATTTTGACCGAGGCTGTCACCTCTGTCGAAACTGGTCTCGTGACCGATGTCATTATCGGAGTGGGTTTTAATCTTGCTATTCCTTCCTTTCCCAAAGATTTAGCTCATAAGGCAACCTCCCTCTTTCCAAAAAATTGCCCCATCACCAGAAATGAACTCATCGCGAGCATCTGGAATCATTTTTTCCACACAGATCCAGAAGAACTAATTTACCTCTACCGCAAACAGTCCATCATTTTAGGCAGACACATTCATTTCCAGAAAGATGGTCATGTGCAAACTGGAATAGCAAAGGAAATCTCTGACCAAGGAAAACTCCTCGTCGAGCGTGATACCGGAGCAAGCATTTGGCTATCCAGTGGCGAAGTCTCTCTGCAAAGTTGGTAA
- a CDS encoding F0F1 ATP synthase subunit epsilon produces MAQMTVQIVTPDGLIYDHHASFVSVRTINGEMGILPHHENMIAVLAVDEVKVQRVNAENHINWIAVNGGIIEVADNLITIVADSAERARDIDISRAERAKRRAELALEEAQDKHLIDQERRAKIALQRAINRINVGNRL; encoded by the coding sequence ATGGCTCAAATGACAGTACAAATCGTGACGCCAGATGGTCTGATTTATGATCACCATGCGAGCTTTGTTTCCGTACGAACCATCAATGGTGAGATGGGGATTTTACCTCATCATGAAAATATGATTGCGGTTTTGGCAGTTGATGAGGTCAAGGTGCAACGTGTGAATGCTGAGAACCACATTAATTGGATTGCGGTCAATGGTGGGATTATTGAAGTAGCAGATAATCTCATCACCATTGTTGCAGACTCTGCAGAAAGAGCAAGGGATATTGATATTAGCCGTGCAGAACGTGCGAAACGTCGTGCAGAATTAGCCCTTGAAGAAGCGCAAGACAAACATTTGATTGACCAAGAACGTCGTGCGAAAATCGCTCTTCAACGAGCCATTAACCGTATCAATGTCGGAAATCGTTTATAA
- a CDS encoding LacI family DNA-binding transcriptional regulator, whose protein sequence is MVRIKDIAEKAGVSSATVSRVLNQDKSLSVSDVTRQNIFQIAQELGYQKKPKQGTEKIKQRGTIAIVEWYTEAQELDDLYYYAIRLGVEKKAQELGYNIIRIFNNDELDTSISIKGIIAIGKFSAQKIHELEDYTSHIIFIDSNTLHYGHSCVTTDFEHSVIAVLDYFLENGHTKIGMLAGQESTSDQRTLLLDSRLSTFQDYLTQKGLFQEHWLKIGPFTAESGYQLMKELLTENSDQLPSALFLANDTLAMGAIRALQEASIKIPSQMSLVAFNDTSIAKYVYPPLSSVTVYTEEMGKKGLELLHQELESNENPIPQMVTLSTTLTIRESSSLYENL, encoded by the coding sequence ATGGTCAGAATCAAAGATATAGCTGAGAAAGCTGGTGTTTCATCCGCCACTGTGTCTCGGGTCCTCAATCAAGATAAGAGCCTTTCTGTGAGCGATGTAACACGACAGAATATTTTTCAAATAGCTCAAGAGCTAGGCTATCAAAAAAAGCCCAAACAAGGCACAGAAAAAATAAAGCAAAGAGGCACGATTGCCATCGTCGAATGGTACACTGAAGCCCAAGAACTCGATGATCTCTACTACTATGCTATCCGACTAGGAGTGGAAAAAAAGGCTCAGGAACTAGGATACAACATTATTCGGATTTTTAACAATGATGAGCTAGACACTTCCATAAGCATCAAAGGCATCATCGCTATTGGTAAATTTAGCGCTCAAAAGATTCACGAATTAGAAGATTACACCTCTCACATTATCTTTATTGATAGCAATACGCTCCACTATGGGCACAGTTGCGTGACGACTGATTTTGAGCATTCTGTCATTGCAGTGCTTGATTATTTCCTCGAAAATGGTCACACAAAGATTGGTATGTTAGCTGGGCAAGAGTCCACTTCTGATCAAAGAACTCTGCTCCTTGATAGCCGTTTATCAACCTTTCAAGACTATTTGACGCAAAAAGGGCTCTTTCAAGAACATTGGCTCAAGATTGGTCCATTCACAGCCGAATCTGGCTATCAACTGATGAAAGAGCTTCTCACGGAAAACTCAGACCAACTCCCTTCCGCTCTCTTTTTAGCCAATGACACCCTAGCCATGGGAGCCATCCGTGCCCTGCAAGAAGCAAGCATCAAAATTCCAAGTCAAATGAGCCTAGTCGCCTTTAATGACACTTCTATCGCGAAATATGTCTATCCACCTTTGAGCTCTGTAACAGTCTATACAGAAGAAATGGGCAAAAAAGGCTTGGAACTCCTCCATCAAGAATTAGAGAGTAATGAAAATCCCATTCCACAAATGGTCACTCTCTCCACCACCTTAACTATTCGAGAAAGTAGCAGCCTTTATGAAAACCTATGA
- the atpD gene encoding F0F1 ATP synthase subunit beta, whose product MSSGKIAQVIGPVVDVAFAAGDKLPEINNALVVYKNDEKKSKIVLEVALELGDGVVRTIAMESTDGLTRGLEVLDTGRPISVPVGRQTLGRVFNVLGDTIDLDAPLPEMIEREPIHKKAPTFDELSTSSEILETGIKVIDLLAPYLKGGKVGLFGGAGVGKTVLIQELIHNIAQEHGGISVFTGVGERTREGNDLYWEMKESGVIEKTAMVFGQMNEPPGARMRVALTGLTIAEYFRDVEGQDVLLFIDNIFRFTQAGSEVSALLGRMPSAVGYQPTLATEMGQLQERITSTKKGSVTSIQAIYVPADDYTDPAPATAFAHLDSTTNLERKLVQLGIYPAVDPLASSSRALSPEIVGEEHYAVAAEVKRVLQRYHELQDIIAILGMDELSDEEKTLVARARRIQFFLSQNFNVAEQFTGQPGSYVPVAETVRGFKEILDGKHDHLPEDAFRGVGSIEDVIAKAEKMGF is encoded by the coding sequence ATGAGCTCAGGCAAAATTGCTCAGGTCATCGGACCAGTCGTGGACGTTGCGTTTGCTGCTGGCGATAAGCTACCTGAGATAAATAATGCACTTGTAGTCTATAAAAATGACGAGAAAAAATCAAAAATCGTCCTTGAAGTAGCTCTTGAGCTTGGAGATGGAGTAGTACGGACCATTGCCATGGAGTCAACCGATGGATTGACACGTGGGTTAGAGGTATTAGACACAGGTCGTCCGATCTCTGTTCCAGTTGGGCGACAAACGCTTGGACGGGTCTTCAACGTATTGGGAGATACGATTGATTTGGATGCTCCCCTACCTGAGATGATTGAACGTGAGCCAATTCATAAAAAAGCGCCGACCTTTGATGAGTTATCAACATCATCAGAAATCTTGGAAACAGGAATTAAGGTTATCGACCTCCTTGCTCCTTATTTGAAAGGTGGAAAGGTTGGCCTCTTTGGTGGTGCCGGAGTTGGGAAAACCGTGCTTATTCAAGAATTGATCCACAATATCGCTCAAGAGCATGGTGGTATTTCTGTATTTACCGGTGTTGGAGAGCGTACGCGTGAAGGAAATGACCTTTACTGGGAAATGAAAGAATCAGGCGTTATTGAAAAGACAGCCATGGTTTTTGGTCAGATGAATGAGCCGCCAGGAGCACGGATGCGGGTTGCACTGACTGGTTTGACCATTGCGGAGTACTTCCGTGATGTTGAAGGTCAAGACGTACTTCTCTTCATTGACAATATCTTCCGCTTCACGCAGGCGGGTTCTGAAGTATCTGCCCTTTTGGGACGGATGCCATCAGCCGTTGGGTACCAACCAACCTTAGCGACTGAGATGGGACAATTACAGGAGCGGATTACCTCAACTAAGAAAGGTTCTGTAACCTCTATTCAAGCCATCTACGTTCCAGCTGATGACTACACAGACCCAGCGCCAGCAACTGCTTTTGCGCATTTGGATTCGACCACCAACTTGGAGCGTAAATTGGTACAGTTGGGAATTTATCCAGCCGTGGATCCACTAGCTTCAAGCTCACGTGCTCTCTCCCCAGAAATTGTCGGTGAAGAGCACTATGCAGTAGCCGCAGAGGTAAAACGTGTCCTCCAACGTTACCATGAATTGCAAGATATTATTGCTATTTTGGGGATGGATGAATTGTCGGATGAAGAAAAGACCTTGGTTGCGCGTGCACGTCGCATTCAATTCTTCCTCTCTCAAAACTTTAACGTAGCCGAGCAATTCACGGGTCAACCTGGTTCTTATGTACCAGTTGCAGAGACCGTTCGTGGCTTTAAGGAAATCTTGGACGGAAAACATGACCATCTTCCTGAAGATGCCTTCCGTGGGGTTGGTTCTATCGAAGATGTGATTGCAAAAGCGGAAAAGATGGGATTTTAA